Proteins encoded in a region of the Microbacterium neungamense genome:
- a CDS encoding cation transporter: MTAGTAARRALLYRRIRLIVGITIGYNVLEAVVALAAGSAASSAAAVAWQFTRRDPGRWEKPVLRIIAIAFFALAAWVAVSAALTLAGWWVEPEHSPLGIAIATVSVLVTPFLSWWERVTGREAESATAVADSKQALICTYLSAALLVGLVLHAGLGWWWADSLAALVIAGFAVREGVEAWSGDTCATSVGMLMEGDDHE; the protein is encoded by the coding sequence GTGACCGCCGGGACGGCGGCGCGGCGGGCGCTGCTGTATCGCCGGATCCGTCTCATCGTCGGCATCACGATCGGATACAACGTGCTCGAAGCGGTCGTGGCGCTCGCCGCGGGGAGCGCGGCGTCCTCGGCCGCGGCGGTCGCCTGGCAGTTCACGCGCCGCGACCCGGGGCGCTGGGAGAAGCCGGTGCTGAGGATCATCGCAATCGCGTTCTTCGCGCTCGCCGCCTGGGTCGCCGTGAGCGCCGCGCTCACGCTCGCCGGGTGGTGGGTGGAGCCGGAGCATTCGCCGCTCGGCATCGCGATCGCCACGGTGAGCGTGCTCGTCACGCCGTTCCTGTCTTGGTGGGAGCGCGTCACCGGGCGGGAGGCGGAATCGGCGACGGCGGTCGCCGACTCGAAGCAGGCTCTCATCTGCACGTACCTGAGCGCGGCGCTTCTCGTCGGGCTGGTGCTGCACGCGGGGCTGGGCTGGTGGTGGGCGGACTCGCTCGCCGCGCTCGTCATCGCTGGCTTCGCGGTGCGTGAGGGCGTGGAGGCCTGGAGCGGGGACACGTGTGCCACCTCGGTCGGAATGCTGATGGAGGGCGACGATCACGAGTGA
- a CDS encoding NAD(P)-dependent oxidoreductase — MHIVIAGASGATGRLLTAQAHAAGHEVTALVRPASSWAPGPGIRVLRADVVADHAVRLPEGTDVVISTLGKRSYDDTAPVCAGGVTNLLGAMRRQGVSRIVATSASPVLRSGAGEPWWFRGIVRPLVRRSGPNIYSDLEAMEQVLQASGDDIEWTVLRPGYLVDKPRTRYELFPEINGIGRVHRADLAAALLDVATRSDLGGRAFGLVSRPRRPIPARNATAAA; from the coding sequence ATGCACATCGTGATCGCCGGAGCATCCGGCGCGACCGGCCGTCTTCTGACCGCGCAGGCGCATGCGGCCGGGCACGAGGTCACCGCCCTGGTCCGCCCTGCCAGCTCGTGGGCACCCGGCCCCGGCATCCGCGTGCTCCGCGCCGACGTCGTGGCCGACCACGCCGTGCGGCTGCCCGAAGGCACGGATGTCGTGATCTCCACCCTCGGCAAGCGCTCGTACGACGACACCGCACCGGTGTGCGCGGGTGGCGTGACCAATCTCCTCGGCGCCATGCGCCGCCAGGGCGTCTCGCGGATCGTCGCCACCTCGGCATCCCCCGTCCTGCGTTCGGGTGCGGGCGAGCCGTGGTGGTTCCGCGGGATCGTGCGCCCGCTCGTGCGGCGCTCCGGCCCGAACATCTACAGCGACCTCGAGGCGATGGAGCAGGTGCTGCAGGCATCCGGCGACGACATCGAGTGGACGGTGCTGCGCCCCGGTTACCTCGTCGACAAGCCGCGCACCCGCTACGAGCTGTTTCCCGAGATAAACGGCATCGGACGCGTCCATCGCGCCGACCTGGCCGCGGCTCTGCTCGACGTGGCGACGCGGTCGGACCTGGGTGGACGCGCATTCGGGCTCGTCAGCCGTCCTCGCAGGCCGATTCCGGCCAGGAACGCGACGGCCGCGGCATGA
- the fdxA gene encoding ferredoxin, protein MTYVIALPCVDVKDRACIDECPVDCIYEGERSLYIHPDECVDCGACEPVCPVEAIYYEDDLPEEWQDYYTANVEFFDEIGSPGGAAKVGVIPRDHPLVAALPAQDGGHD, encoded by the coding sequence GTGACCTACGTGATCGCGCTGCCGTGCGTCGATGTGAAGGATCGTGCCTGCATCGACGAGTGCCCCGTCGACTGCATCTACGAGGGGGAGCGCTCGCTGTACATCCACCCCGACGAGTGCGTCGACTGCGGGGCCTGCGAGCCGGTCTGCCCGGTGGAGGCGATCTACTACGAGGACGACCTGCCCGAGGAGTGGCAGGACTACTACACCGCGAACGTGGAGTTCTTCGACGAGATCGGCTCCCCCGGCGGCGCCGCGAAGGTCGGCGTCATCCCGCGCGACCACCCACTGGTCGCGGCCCTGCCAGCGCAGGACGGCGGCCATGACTGA
- a CDS encoding MFS transporter: MTTTAPLPVASAAPPRLRYGALLAMMTMSFLLVTAEFLPNGVLTEIAAELRVTPGQAGQMVTVTALVGLFVAPTIGLALPRLDRRALLVWMAAAAAASNAIVAIAPTLPLLLLARVLLGAALSGFWAMSITVAARIAGPERLGRAVMFTSAGTSLATVAGVPIGVMLSAVIDWRGVFALAALATGLLAVALRLLLPSVPAENVARLSVLLDTLRRPGIALGVAGHVLVVLGHFLAYTYIRLALERVQADGQAVDAGRIVLLLALFGIGGFHSRPGSAWTASRTRSRKGSPARCGQPSGAQPIVDQARIRDCSSVVAIIRQMTRSPSRFGQSPSRSAPMCWARAAAAGSSRSKPWIHAAVGSSPATSAERSSRSSSESRMPDPAGSSRASGSRESSASPARSSSGRRGCESGRTTPSSTYTRLSRAGSRAISSSVL, from the coding sequence ATGACCACGACCGCACCCCTGCCCGTCGCATCCGCCGCCCCGCCCCGCCTGCGCTACGGCGCGCTGCTCGCCATGATGACGATGAGCTTCCTGCTCGTCACCGCGGAGTTCCTGCCCAACGGCGTGCTCACCGAGATCGCCGCCGAGCTGCGGGTGACGCCGGGCCAGGCCGGGCAGATGGTGACCGTGACCGCCCTCGTCGGCCTGTTCGTCGCCCCCACGATCGGGCTCGCGCTGCCGCGCCTGGACCGCCGCGCGCTGCTGGTGTGGATGGCCGCGGCCGCGGCGGCGTCCAACGCGATCGTCGCCATCGCCCCCACCCTGCCGCTCCTGCTGCTCGCGCGCGTCCTCCTCGGCGCCGCCCTCTCCGGCTTCTGGGCGATGTCGATCACGGTCGCCGCCCGGATCGCAGGCCCCGAGCGGCTCGGCCGCGCGGTGATGTTCACCTCCGCCGGGACGTCGCTGGCGACCGTCGCCGGCGTGCCGATCGGCGTCATGCTCAGCGCCGTCATCGACTGGCGGGGCGTGTTCGCCCTCGCGGCCCTCGCCACCGGCCTGCTCGCCGTGGCGCTGCGCCTGTTGCTGCCGTCGGTCCCGGCCGAGAACGTCGCCCGCCTCTCGGTGCTGCTCGACACGCTGCGCCGCCCGGGCATCGCCCTCGGCGTCGCGGGTCACGTGCTCGTGGTGCTCGGCCACTTCCTCGCCTACACCTACATCCGCCTCGCGCTGGAGCGGGTGCAGGCCGACGGGCAGGCCGTGGACGCGGGCAGGATCGTGCTGCTGCTCGCCCTGTTCGGCATCGGCGGCTTCCACTCCCGGCCGGGGTCGGCATGGACGGCGTCGAGGACGCGGTCCAGGAAGGGGTCGCCGGCGCGATGCGGCCAGCCCTCGGGGGCGCAGCCGATCGTCGACCAGGCGCGGATCAGGGACTGCAGCAGCGTGGTGGCCATCATCCGGCAGATGACGAGGTCGCCCTCCCGCTTCGGGCAGTCTCCCTCGCGGTCGGCGCCCATGTGCTGGGCGAGGGCCGCGGCGGCCGGCTCGAGTCGGTCGAAGCCCTGGATCCATGCCGCCGTCGGCAGCAGCCCGGCGACCTCGGCGGAGCGCTCGTCCAGATCGAGTTCGGAGAGCAGGATGCCCGACCCGGCCGGCAGCAGCAGGGCGAGCGGCTCGCGGGAGAGCAGCGCGTCGCCGGCGCGGAGCTCGTCCGGCAGGCGCGGATGCGAGAGCGGGCGCACCACCCCGTCGAGCACGTACACGAGGCTGAGCCGGGCGGGGTCGAGGGCGATCAGCTCATCGGTACTGTGA
- a CDS encoding MFS transporter has product MSDDPPRPDATASSGAVGVIGLELRGDEPPSRKQIYSWALWDWATQPFNTVILTFIFTALYLTTDRFLPASLQGLAEDDPAREAGIADLTSGLGLGSTIAGLAILLVAPVLGQRADAAGRQKLWLGIGTGALVLCTAGLWFVEPSPSLFWLGVALISAASVFGEIAAVNSNAMLIGIATPRTVGRISGLGWGFGYLGGILALVIVVVFSVFDWFGISEEGGLPFRIIALGCALWTVVFSIPIFLNVPEPSLGRPERRVGFFASYGLLVKDVIGLYRNPVTRPTFWFLLASAVFRDGLGGVFAFGAVIAAAVFGFGFLDLVFFGIAANLIAGVSTIIAGRFDDRFGPKRVIVWSLTAMVAAGLAVFLLTDAGKTVFWIGGLILCAFVGPAQSAARSFLARVTPAGREGEIFGLYATTGRAASWMASGAWSLFILLTGRTAFGILGIVLVLLAGLLLLLPLRERRPGGALRTR; this is encoded by the coding sequence ATGAGCGATGATCCTCCGCGCCCGGACGCCACGGCGAGCAGCGGCGCCGTCGGCGTGATCGGCCTGGAGCTGCGCGGGGACGAGCCGCCCTCGCGGAAGCAGATCTACTCGTGGGCGCTGTGGGACTGGGCCACCCAGCCGTTCAACACGGTGATCCTCACCTTCATCTTCACGGCGCTGTACCTCACGACCGACCGGTTCCTGCCGGCGTCGCTGCAGGGCCTAGCCGAGGACGACCCGGCCCGGGAGGCGGGCATCGCCGACCTCACCTCGGGTCTCGGGCTGGGCTCGACGATCGCGGGGCTGGCGATCCTGCTCGTCGCACCCGTGCTCGGGCAGCGGGCGGATGCCGCGGGGCGGCAGAAGCTCTGGCTCGGCATCGGCACCGGGGCGCTGGTGCTCTGCACCGCCGGCCTCTGGTTCGTCGAGCCGTCGCCGTCGCTGTTCTGGCTCGGGGTCGCCCTGATCTCGGCCGCGAGCGTGTTCGGCGAGATCGCGGCGGTCAACTCGAACGCGATGCTGATCGGCATCGCCACCCCGCGGACGGTCGGCCGGATCTCGGGCCTCGGGTGGGGCTTCGGCTACCTCGGCGGCATCCTCGCGCTGGTCATCGTCGTGGTGTTCTCCGTGTTCGACTGGTTCGGGATCAGCGAGGAGGGCGGGCTGCCGTTCCGCATCATCGCGCTCGGCTGCGCGCTGTGGACCGTGGTGTTCTCCATCCCGATCTTCCTCAACGTCCCTGAGCCGTCGCTCGGCCGGCCGGAGCGGCGGGTCGGCTTCTTCGCCTCGTACGGGCTGCTGGTGAAGGACGTCATCGGGCTGTACCGCAATCCGGTCACCCGGCCGACGTTCTGGTTCCTGCTCGCCAGCGCCGTCTTCCGCGACGGCCTCGGCGGCGTGTTCGCGTTCGGCGCCGTGATCGCCGCCGCGGTGTTCGGCTTCGGCTTCCTCGACCTGGTGTTCTTCGGGATCGCCGCCAACCTCATCGCCGGCGTCTCCACGATCATCGCGGGCCGCTTCGACGACCGTTTCGGGCCCAAGCGCGTGATCGTGTGGTCGCTCACCGCCATGGTGGCGGCGGGGCTCGCGGTCTTCCTGCTCACGGATGCCGGCAAGACGGTGTTCTGGATCGGCGGGCTCATCCTGTGCGCCTTCGTCGGCCCGGCGCAGTCCGCCGCGCGGTCGTTCCTGGCCCGGGTGACCCCCGCCGGACGCGAGGGCGAGATCTTCGGGCTGTACGCCACCACGGGCCGGGCGGCGAGCTGGATGGCGTCCGGGGCGTGGAGCCTGTTCATCCTGCTCACCGGTCGCACCGCCTTCGGCATCCTCGGCATCGTGCTGGTGCTGCTGGCCGGCCTGCTGCTGCTCCTGCCGCTGCGCGAGCGCCGGCCCGGCGGAGCCCTCAGGACCCGATGA
- the cmtR gene encoding Cd(II)/Pb(II)-sensing metalloregulatory transcriptional regulator CmtR, which translates to MPAMTAADVMIRLGRAMSDRTRSRILLELLEGGRYPADLAEELGLTRQNVSNHLSCLRGCGLVVAEPRGRRTRYEVADPHLAAAIRELLRVTVAVAENETCCDGACDVLGCCAGAE; encoded by the coding sequence ATGCCCGCCATGACCGCCGCCGACGTGATGATCCGGCTCGGCCGCGCCATGTCCGACCGCACGCGCTCCCGCATCCTGCTCGAGCTCCTCGAGGGCGGCCGGTACCCGGCCGACCTCGCCGAGGAGCTCGGCCTCACCCGGCAGAACGTCTCGAACCACCTGTCGTGCCTGCGCGGCTGCGGTCTCGTCGTCGCCGAACCCCGAGGCCGGCGGACCCGTTATGAGGTCGCGGACCCGCACCTCGCCGCGGCCATCCGCGAGCTGCTGCGTGTCACCGTCGCGGTCGCGGAGAACGAGACGTGCTGCGACGGGGCCTGCGACGTCCTCGGATGCTGCGCGGGAGCGGAGTGA
- a CDS encoding NAD(P)/FAD-dependent oxidoreductase, whose protein sequence is MTEYDVLIVGGGPAGLSAALNLGRSLARVLVVDADRPRNAATLNSHGFLTRDGVPPFELRRIAREELAAYPNVEIRSRVRVADLRATDAGFAAGIGRREATETVTARTVLLATGLRETLPDVPNLRGYYGMSLFSCAACDAWELRGRRLALIGESADLADRARLIARWTESLTVFTHGSDAVTTTEEAELATAGVAVVRSPIAELEGDRGRLEGIRVADGTRYAVDGGFVRPEWDADLSFLDGIAPARDAHGHLHTDRSGRTDVPGLYAAGDVASPGPQQLIVAAGAGARVAAVIVHDTIGVATAH, encoded by the coding sequence ATGACTGAGTACGACGTCCTCATCGTCGGCGGCGGGCCGGCCGGGCTGTCGGCGGCGCTGAACCTGGGCCGGTCCCTGGCCCGGGTGCTCGTGGTGGACGCCGACCGGCCGCGCAACGCCGCCACGCTCAACTCGCACGGGTTCCTCACCCGCGACGGGGTGCCGCCGTTCGAGCTGCGCCGCATCGCCCGGGAGGAGCTCGCCGCGTACCCGAACGTCGAGATCCGCTCGCGGGTGCGGGTCGCCGACCTGCGGGCGACGGATGCCGGATTCGCCGCCGGCATCGGGCGCCGCGAGGCCACCGAGACGGTGACCGCCCGCACCGTGCTGCTCGCCACCGGGCTGCGGGAGACCCTTCCCGATGTGCCGAACCTGCGCGGCTACTACGGCATGAGCCTGTTCAGCTGCGCCGCCTGCGACGCCTGGGAGCTGCGCGGCCGCCGGCTGGCGCTGATCGGCGAGTCGGCCGATCTCGCCGACCGCGCCCGGCTGATCGCGCGCTGGACCGAGAGCCTCACCGTGTTCACGCACGGCTCGGACGCCGTCACGACCACGGAGGAGGCGGAGCTCGCGACCGCCGGCGTCGCCGTGGTGCGCTCGCCGATCGCCGAGCTGGAGGGAGACCGCGGGCGGCTGGAAGGCATCCGTGTCGCCGATGGGACGCGGTACGCGGTGGATGGCGGGTTCGTGCGGCCGGAGTGGGATGCCGACCTGTCGTTCCTGGACGGGATCGCCCCCGCCCGCGACGCGCACGGGCACCTGCACACCGACCGGTCGGGGCGCACCGACGTGCCCGGGCTGTACGCCGCGGGCGATGTGGCCTCCCCCGGCCCGCAGCAGCTCATCGTCGCCGCGGGCGCCGGGGCGCGCGTGGCGGCCGTGATCGTGCACGACACGATCGGCGTCGCAACCGCCCACTGA
- the dcd gene encoding dCTP deaminase: protein MLLSDRDIRAELASGRIGLDPHDPQMVQPSSVDVRLDRYFRLFDNHKYPFIDPSEDQPELTRLIEVSPDEPFILHPGEFALGATFERVTLADDIAARLEGKSSLGRLGLITHSTAGFIDPGFTGHVTLELANVATLPIKLWPGMKIGQLCFFRLTSPAENPYGSGPYGNRYQGQRGPTASRSFHNFHRTDVGVTDAGSVGG from the coding sequence GTGCTTCTCAGCGATCGCGACATCAGAGCAGAGCTCGCGTCAGGCCGCATCGGCCTCGACCCGCACGACCCGCAGATGGTCCAGCCGTCCAGCGTCGACGTCCGGCTCGACCGCTACTTCCGTCTCTTCGACAACCACAAGTACCCGTTCATCGATCCGTCCGAGGACCAGCCCGAGCTCACCCGGCTGATCGAGGTGTCGCCCGACGAGCCGTTCATCCTGCACCCGGGCGAGTTCGCCCTCGGCGCGACCTTCGAGCGGGTGACCCTCGCCGACGACATCGCCGCCCGCCTGGAGGGCAAGTCGTCGCTGGGCCGCCTCGGCCTGATCACCCACTCCACGGCCGGGTTTATCGATCCGGGATTCACCGGCCACGTCACGCTCGAGCTCGCCAACGTCGCGACGCTCCCGATCAAGCTGTGGCCGGGCATGAAGATCGGACAGCTCTGCTTCTTCCGGCTCACCTCGCCCGCGGAGAACCCGTACGGCTCCGGTCCGTACGGCAACCGCTACCAGGGGCAGCGCGGGCCCACGGCATCCCGGTCCTTCCACAACTTCCACCGCACCGACGTCGGTGTCACCGACGCGGGGTCCGTCGGCGGCTGA
- a CDS encoding HsdM family class I SAM-dependent methyltransferase has protein sequence MTSVTPEQLADTAELRKARGAFFTPSEITEFIAGWALRDASDRVMEPSAGDAAFLIAAVKRLHSLADSPQIAPRVDGVEIHAHSAEVARRRVMEAGGIPAIQHDDFFCVEPLPTYDAVIGNPPYIRYQDFSGESRMRARAAALRAGVPLTGLASSWAAFTVHGAQFLRPGGRLGLVLPAELLSVNYAAPVRRFLFDSFADVTLVLFDEQVFPEAEADVVLLLADGFGLGPATHATIRQTRNAETLPLLDRGSKWQPMDPSAKWTSSLITAAAADSLISLADDGAFRDLETWGDTTLGIVTGNNRFFTMSPARAAELGLAQEELVRLSPPGSAHLRGLSLTTGMLTRLGADGSSTLLFAPGETLSSAAAAYIESGHRTGVDTAYKCRVRKPWYKVPLVPPADLLLTCMNADTPRLTTNTARAHHLNSVHGVYLADQHRDLGVELLPLASLNSVTVLHAELVGRAYGGGILKIEPREADRWLMPSPALVRSRAERLREIRPAIGRLLRQGRLLDAVHQVDEVLLEDPGVMAGERLALVRDARIEMARRRTARGQRAR, from the coding sequence GTGACGTCCGTGACCCCCGAACAGCTTGCAGATACGGCGGAGCTGCGAAAGGCGCGCGGGGCGTTCTTCACCCCCTCCGAGATCACGGAGTTCATCGCCGGGTGGGCACTGCGGGATGCCTCCGACCGAGTGATGGAACCTTCTGCTGGAGATGCAGCGTTTCTCATCGCGGCCGTGAAGCGCCTTCACTCCCTGGCGGATTCCCCGCAGATCGCGCCCCGAGTCGACGGCGTCGAGATCCATGCTCACAGCGCGGAGGTTGCCCGGCGGCGGGTGATGGAAGCCGGAGGCATACCGGCGATTCAGCACGACGACTTCTTCTGCGTCGAACCACTACCGACCTATGACGCGGTGATCGGCAACCCGCCGTACATCAGATATCAGGACTTCTCCGGCGAGTCCCGGATGCGCGCGCGCGCAGCTGCTCTCCGCGCGGGCGTTCCGCTCACCGGCCTCGCGTCGAGTTGGGCGGCGTTCACGGTACACGGCGCGCAGTTCTTGCGCCCCGGCGGTCGGCTCGGCCTCGTGCTTCCCGCGGAGTTGCTCTCGGTCAACTATGCGGCCCCGGTGCGCCGGTTTTTGTTCGACAGTTTCGCCGACGTCACCCTCGTCCTTTTCGATGAGCAGGTCTTCCCCGAGGCCGAGGCCGACGTCGTGCTGCTCCTCGCCGATGGCTTCGGTCTTGGCCCGGCCACACATGCGACGATCCGGCAGACAAGGAACGCCGAGACCTTGCCTCTCCTCGACCGTGGGTCGAAGTGGCAACCCATGGACCCTTCCGCCAAGTGGACGAGCAGCCTCATCACCGCAGCCGCGGCCGACTCCCTGATCTCCCTCGCGGACGACGGAGCCTTCCGCGACCTTGAGACGTGGGGCGACACCACCCTCGGCATCGTCACCGGCAACAACCGCTTCTTCACGATGTCACCCGCGCGGGCGGCAGAGCTGGGGCTCGCTCAGGAGGAACTTGTTCGGCTGTCCCCTCCAGGCAGCGCGCACCTCCGCGGTCTCTCACTGACGACGGGGATGCTGACTCGGCTCGGGGCGGACGGATCCTCAACGCTGCTGTTCGCCCCGGGAGAGACCTTGAGCTCCGCTGCGGCGGCGTATATCGAAAGCGGGCACCGCACCGGTGTCGACACCGCGTACAAGTGCCGCGTGAGAAAGCCGTGGTACAAGGTCCCGCTCGTCCCACCTGCCGACCTGCTCCTCACGTGCATGAACGCCGACACGCCTCGGTTGACGACGAATACAGCCCGAGCCCACCACTTGAACTCGGTGCACGGCGTGTACCTCGCGGACCAGCATCGTGATCTCGGTGTCGAGCTCCTTCCGCTCGCAAGCCTGAACTCCGTGACCGTGTTGCACGCCGAGCTGGTCGGGCGCGCGTACGGCGGTGGGATTCTGAAGATCGAGCCCCGGGAAGCGGACCGATGGCTGATGCCGAGCCCGGCACTAGTGCGCTCCCGCGCAGAGCGGCTGCGCGAGATCAGGCCGGCGATCGGGAGGCTGCTCCGACAGGGACGCCTTCTCGACGCCGTGCACCAGGTCGATGAAGTGCTTCTCGAGGACCCGGGCGTGATGGCAGGCGAGCGGCTCGCACTGGTTCGGGACGCACGCATCGAGATGGCCAGGCGACGGACAGCGAGGGGGCAGCGTGCCCGGTGA
- a CDS encoding PadR family transcriptional regulator: protein MTATRLLILGAVRQRGSAHGYQVRRDLESWAVHRWGSVERGSIYHGLRKLRDEGLLAEVAPSAPAAGPAKTEYALTPAGEKAFLQLLERALGGADDDFSATMAGIGFMPALARSRVIELLTERLAAHERQRAQIADELARHQGEDWEHHIEAVKLWAHTVDSAARWVRELIARLESGAYRMAGEA, encoded by the coding sequence ATGACGGCGACGAGGCTGCTGATCCTGGGGGCGGTGCGGCAGCGCGGCAGCGCGCACGGCTACCAGGTGCGCCGCGACCTGGAGTCCTGGGCGGTGCACCGCTGGGGCAGCGTCGAGCGCGGCTCGATCTATCACGGCCTGCGCAAGCTGCGCGACGAGGGCCTGCTGGCGGAGGTCGCCCCGAGCGCGCCCGCGGCCGGGCCGGCGAAGACCGAGTACGCACTGACCCCCGCCGGCGAGAAGGCGTTCCTCCAGCTGCTGGAACGGGCGCTGGGCGGGGCGGACGACGACTTCTCCGCCACCATGGCGGGCATCGGCTTCATGCCGGCTCTCGCGCGCTCGCGGGTGATCGAGCTCCTGACCGAACGCCTGGCCGCCCACGAGCGGCAGCGGGCGCAGATCGCGGACGAGCTCGCCCGTCACCAGGGAGAGGACTGGGAGCATCACATCGAGGCGGTGAAGCTGTGGGCGCACACCGTCGACAGCGCCGCCCGGTGGGTGCGCGAGCTCATCGCACGACTGGAGAGCGGGGCGTACCGGATGGCCGGCGAGGCCTGA